A genomic segment from Rhinatrema bivittatum chromosome 19, aRhiBiv1.1, whole genome shotgun sequence encodes:
- the LOC115080946 gene encoding UV excision repair protein RAD23 homolog A-like, which yields MLITLKTLQQQTFRVEMEAWETVRVLKEKIEAEKGRDVFPVSGQKLIYAGKILSDDVPIADYKIDEKNFVVVMVTKVKPSSPPQVVCTEAAPAPTTQEPAQTAGASTLLPPPAAATAAPSLPLAPGEEMAKSPAEEAPPPAPESTTCSVPPSGSAGREEDAASTLVTGSEYETMVTEIMSMGYERQKVVAALRASFNNPHRAVEYLLTGIPGSPEPQSAPAEESLPAEPQVSEGGNPLEFLQGQPQFQNMRQVIQQNPALLPALLQQLGQENPQLLQQISQHQEQFIQMLNEPVGELGDGADVEGDLGAIGEESPQMNYIQVTPQEKEAIERLKALGFPEGLVIQAYFACEKNENLAANFLLSQNFDEE from the exons ATGCTGATCACCCTGAAGACGCTGCAGCAGCAAACCTTCCGCGTGGAGATGGAGGCCTGGGAGACG GTGCGCGTCCTGAAAGAGAAGATCGAGGCAGAAAAGGGCAGGGATGTGTTCCCGGTCTCCGGCCAGAAGCTGATATACGCTGGGAAGATCCTGAGCGATGATGTTCCCATCGCGGATTACAAGATCGACGAGAAGAACTTCGTGGTGGTCATGGTGACGAAG gtTAAACCCTCCTCACCCCCTCAAGTCGTGTGCACAGAGGCAGCGCCCGCTCCCACCACTCAGGAGCCCGCCCAGACTGCCGGCGCCAGCACGCTGTTACCCCCGCCGGCGGCGGCCACCGCCGCGCCCTCGCTGCCGCTCGCCCCCGGCGAAGAGATGGCCAAGAGCCCCGCGGAAGAGGCTCCGCCCCCGGCACCTGAATCCACCACCTG CTCTGTTCCCCCTTCAGGTAGTGCTGGCCGGGAAGAGGACGCGGCTTCCACACTAG TGACGGGGTCAGAGTACGAGACGATGGTGACGGAGATCATGTCGATGGGGTACGAGCGGCAGAAGGTGGTGGCGGCGCTGAGGGCGAGCTTTAATAACCCGCACCGGGCGGTGGAGtacctgctgacg GGCATCCCTGGCAGTCCTGAACCTCAGAGCGCCCCGGCGGAGGAGAGTCTCCCGGCGGAGCCTCAGGTTTCTGAAG GTGGGAACCCCCTGGAGTTCCTGCAGGGGCAGCCTCAGTTTCAGAACATGCGGCAGGTGATCCAGCAGAACCCGGCGCTGCTGCCGGCGCTGCTACAGCAACTGGGTCAGGAGAACCCTCAGCTACTGCAG CAAATCAGCCAGCATCAGGAGCAGTTCATCCAGATGTTGAACGAGCCGGTGGGGGAGCTGGGCGACGGTGCCGACGTGGAGGGGGACCTGGGGGCCATCGGGGAGGAGTCTCCGCAGATGAACTACATCCAGGTGACGCCGCAGGAGAAGGAAGCCATAGAGAGG cTAAAGGCGCTGGGGTTCCCGGAGGGCTTGGTCATCCAGGCCTATTTCGCCTGCGAGAAGAACGAGAATCTGGCGGCAAACTTTCTCCTAAGCCAGAACTTTGACGAGGAATAA